One segment of Nocardia farcinica DNA contains the following:
- a CDS encoding IclR family transcriptional regulator, producing MRQHSGIGVLDKAVAVLHAVAEQPCGLNELCARTGLPRATAHRLAVGLEVHRLLARDNNGIWRPGPALAELSTGASDPLQEAAGLILPRLREITGESVQLYVRDGTARICVAAMEPPSGLRDTVPIGARLPLTAGSAAKVLVAWAEPELQRTVLPEAVFGERALAEVRRRGWAQSAAERAAGVASVSAPVRDTAGAVVAAVSVSGPIDRMGRRPGARWAADLVAAADALHKRL from the coding sequence ATGAGACAGCATAGCGGTATCGGTGTTCTCGACAAAGCAGTGGCGGTGCTCCATGCGGTCGCGGAGCAGCCCTGCGGTCTCAACGAGCTCTGTGCCCGCACGGGCCTGCCCCGGGCCACCGCCCACCGGCTGGCGGTCGGCCTGGAGGTGCACCGGCTGCTCGCGCGCGACAACAACGGCATCTGGCGGCCGGGCCCGGCGCTCGCGGAGCTGTCCACGGGCGCGAGCGATCCGTTGCAGGAGGCAGCCGGGCTGATTCTGCCCCGGTTGCGCGAGATCACCGGCGAGAGCGTGCAGCTCTACGTGCGCGACGGCACCGCGCGCATCTGCGTGGCGGCGATGGAACCGCCGTCCGGCCTCCGCGACACCGTGCCGATCGGCGCCCGACTACCCCTGACCGCGGGCTCGGCGGCCAAGGTGCTGGTGGCCTGGGCCGAGCCCGAGTTGCAGCGCACCGTGCTGCCCGAGGCGGTGTTCGGCGAGCGCGCGCTGGCCGAGGTGCGCAGGCGCGGCTGGGCGCAGAGCGCGGCCGAGCGGGCCGCGGGAGTGGCGAGCGTGTCGGCTCCGGTGCGCGATACGGCGGGCGCCGTGGTCGCGGCGGTCTCGGTGTCGGGCCCGATCGACCGGATGGGCCGCAGGCCGGGCGCGCGCTGGGCCGCGGATCTGGTGGCCGCCGCCGACGCGCTACACAAGCGGCTGTAA